Genomic segment of Citrus sinensis cultivar Valencia sweet orange chromosome 7, DVS_A1.0, whole genome shotgun sequence:
GGTTAGAAATCTCAGTGTAAGACACATAGGAAGATGAAGAACTAGAACACGAACTAGTACACTGAGAACTAGACCCAAAAGCATCGTTGTCTCCTTGAAACATCTCTTCAAACAAATTCTGCAATTCCTCAAAGGTCTCCTCACCATTTTCCTGTCAAATTTACAATCCAAGCATGCAAAGATAAGTACCAAACAATAAGATTGCTAGAATTTTAAGCCAGGATtgaataattcaattattcaatgCCTCCAAAGAACAACTTTTGTAGGGCCCCACATAGAACTTACATGTAATTGGGCATTGGACAAGACCTAAACGGGGCCCCATGAATCACTATTTTCCAGAGCATGAACACACAGAGGATAATGTCACACCATAAAGGCATAAGCGAAAAGGCTTGGGGctagtattaaaaaatagattaaattatgtTGCCCTCGCGATTAAAGTGACCCATTTGCAATCTGATTAGCATGATTGTTTTGCCAACCAACAAAAGTAAAAGCCATAACTAAAGCTAGGGAAAAGCTTAATAATACCTAGGAATTTCCAACCACAATTCTCGAATTAGTCTGTAGAAAACATTAAAATGCATTGAAGAAGACTTACATTAGTCTGTGTTTGGCTCATCATAGCAGCCATTTCATTCAAGAAATCTCCCATTCCCTGCATGCagttgaaaatttcaaaatgaaaaagcctcatataataaaatcccccctttttttttgttggggggTTGTTAATTTTGGTGCATCTTCAGAGCAACAAgagcacattaaaaaaatttaagatgaaatgaaaaaaataaataaataaaattggaacttacattattatcgtcatcatcatcactatcATAGACTCCTACATCGTACAGGAGCCTCTTGTTGGCATCAGACAGAACTTGTACATAAAAGCAGAGAGACAAAGGAAAACAGCGTCTCGTGAATCCAATAATTACCCatcattataaaaaagaataaaattttatctctttttatgTACTGCAAATTAcatacataataaataaataaataaaacttaaaattttggaatttagTAAGGTTAATACCAGAATAGGCGTGTTGAATGGCCTGAAATTTCTTCTTGGCTTCGTCCACAAACATTGCATTTCCTGAAGCTGAACAACGATCTGGATGCCATCTCtatattccaaaaaaaaaaaaaaaaaaccccttTTCACTACTAATccaacaaaaagaattttcctGGGAAAAAATGAAGGACAGATACAACCCCAGGAAAGTGAATTGTAGACatgtttttcaattataaGAGAACCCAATTGATCAAACATCAttaaggagaaagaaaaaaaaaacgaccCAGAACTTCATTGCATTGTTTAACTTCATAAAGAAGCTCATACATACACGTATCGAAACCAGATCAAATagacaaattcaaaacaaagaCCAAATTACAAGAGGACCATCCAGTTGATTGAAAGGGTGGGAGGGAAAGAGGGGGCTGCTGACTCTAACCAGTGCAAGTTTCTTATAAGCATTTCTGAGCTCTGTTGCAGTGCATTCCTTATTCAATCCCAACACTGCATAAAAGTCACTGCTTTTCTCTTctccattagccattcttgatTCTTCTTATCATAAACCAGaccaaaccgatccaaaaacacaaactttttccttttcttgtcGACAAATTATGAAACTAAACACTACCCAGAAACCAAAAGcacaaaaacaaagaaaccaAAACCCACCTATGCTTTTATGCAGGTAAATAACACAAATATATAGCCTATAGCTTTGGCTTAGCTTTGCGACTTAAACTACTTCTTTGTGAAACAAGACACGGAACCTCAGCATTAGCGGTAATGTGTCGGAGAGGAGAAGAAggatgaaattgaaagaaaaagaaaattaatttctctctctttcttttccctaatgttttttttccccttcccCCTGCTGTCAACTAAGGCTCAAGAACTCTCCAGAAACCGGCCATTCATatataacttttttcttttgggtttGTTGTgtatatttcctttttaatacTACGTAAAATATTCTGTTGGCTAATTATATGAATGTCCTTCAAGTTTGGAAAACCttgattaaagaaataattggATACTTCTTTTAAACAAGTCCCCTGCCCATTAAAATCCATCAATATAAGGCAAACACTATCTTACAACTAATGTAAAGTATATCTCCCATTCACGATTTATGTGAGAGGTATATCTTATATTAGTTGTAAGATAGAGAGATCCTCGATGTAAATATAGATCCAGTTGAGATTGAGAGTAAACAATTGTAAtataaaagttataatattaaagtatttggtagataataattaatatactttaaaaattaagttgatttgattatatatttatataataaaaattttattattatattttattaatttttattttataattataatattttttcacaacagttataacttaaaaaaatacagtATCTCAATACTAAAGAGagacacttaaaaaaaaactaattttgacttttctatttgtaatttaatttgactGTTCagatttttctataaattgaATGGGTACAGTTATCTATTTAGctaaaatattcaaatgatttattttgggataaatcttaataaacttataaaaataattaaaaatacatttaaagtgtaactttttttttatataaacaGTCCTGGATAAGATGATAGCAGCGGGGAATGTTATATTAGTTAAATCACTGGATATATCATCATCGGATATTCAACATGTTTTGATAGCATAGAATAGATGCACGTGAAAACTAAGAAAGTTGATACGTTTAATTGTGATTGCATCGAAATGAGGGTACTCAAATGTTTATTACTGAAAATATGAATCAAATGTGAGGTGGATAAGGTTGGAGGAAAATGGACGGCGGAGATTGAATGTGAGTGCTAGATATTTTTCGATAGATTGTTGAGTCCAGAAGGTTCTGTCTGTGTGACGCTGATTTTTTAAAGGTCGAGTCTCTATTGACGGCACTTCGTGTTATTCAGAAGATGGGCCCCACTCCGTAACATCGACGACAACATTTGCTTCCGCTCGAGCCTTGACAGCCTTTTATACTTCTACTTGTCTTTCGGAAAACGTTAACAGCTTCTAAACAGCTAAACTTGATTgtccatttattttatttgcgTGCTCTGTTAAATTAATGGCAAGAATCATGCTGTCACGGAACAAATTCAAGAGACCAAACTTCATCCACCAATATCAGGCCCAATTACTAATTAGATTTGATGATTAAGCACTCATCAATTAGTATATAATGtttaaatattcttaattataaattctGCTGATGCCGTACTTCAAATGTTTAATCAACACGATTACATTTTTGTCCTCGTGCCTTGTCCACActtactgttatttttttcatatatttttgggAATTCGTTCTGTACCCACTGCCCGACTTCTTTGTACATAATTTACATTATCTTTgaacttgaagaaaagaattgGGCGTTTCCGTTTCCAGTATGCAATTTTAAGCTGACAATTGTACGACATGTAGTACTTTCTTTAAATCCCAGAAAGAATCTCGCGAACACAATGTACAGATTTTTAAGGAGAAAGAATCAAACAGAATACATGGATTTTTGCGGAGCTACGTTGAGTAAAGGGCGAAGAGAAGTTATACCAGATGACGAAGAAAGCGTACGACATTACGTTATTTACGTGATTGGTGGCTTCAACATATCTGCAAACTGGGTGTTTGCCACGTGTAGAGGTATAACTCAAgtgtaatattaaaataataatgcacCATGAAAGCCTAAAGACCCTAAACTGGAAAAGTATTCAACCCAAATCCGACATACGAAATTATCGGTATCATCCCTAGGAAGACTTAAATCATTTATCTTAAGAGTTAAAAGAGAAACAACAGACCAATCTGATTAAAGAGTTGTTGGCGCATTATCTATGgtgttgttttatatttaaaaaattggacCATAATGAACGCTTGCGCTTGATAAGAACTACAAAATACGGTATTAGATTTTCTCCACTAATGTGATTGTGAATGAGGTTTAAACTCTAAACCTCTAtattatgtttaaataaataaataaatttatttaccaAATTCACCACGTGGGAAAGTGGAATTGTTGCcgtgaagaagaaaatatataagacaaaaaaaaatatacaaaagaCTGTCACTGTGGTAATTTACTAATTGGGATATTGGAGATCGAAGGTGCTCGAAATGATCGTGTGGATTATCAACTAGGGAAGGTCTGTGTCAATTTCATACGATCTGGCCTATTTGCTTTTAGTTATTGCAATTTGCAATGCACATATATAGAGGATccaattatagaaaaataagaagacACCCCATCATGGAAATGGCAAAAATGGTATTAAATAGGTTATGCAAtggaggaaagagaagataaaaatgctgaaaagaagaagagataaTTGTTCAACGGTCTGCACCAAAACGAAACCAAACTTGAGAGCACAAGCCAGGGCGTCCCATATGGCAACATGCCCACATGACACAAAACAAGCTGTTGTTTCTATTCGGCTGGCTGGAAGTGTTTTCTGGAAACAGcttatattcttttaaagAGTCACTGGTCCAGAATCATCAGTCTCCGATCTTCAAAGACAAGACATGTAACATGTAATTAATTGTATGGAACGTGTGTGTTTTTGGAACTTGTTCGTCCACGTCAACCATTAAAACATATATGTGTGTAGGCAGGGGGTGACTCCCACACCACTTTTCGAGACTTTATGGGTTGGTAGGTCCCCAGTCTTGTTAATTAACTCCAAAAATCCTCTCACCAAAATGATGCAAACCTAAAAATTCAAAGCTTCACATGCTTCGtatattttgtaaatcatGCGTTTGAGAATAAAATAACGCAAATTGTGCGAGTAgcaggattttttttaatgaaaagacAGATTATGAGAGTGTGATAAAGAGGACTCTGACCTTGTTTTCCAGCTATAATAATGTTGGGTCCTACCtaaatttcaaagcaaaacGTTGAACTTAacttaaatgaaaaagggaaaagaatgGACAAGGGGGAGGGTGAAGAAAGAATTTATAAGAACCCCTATGCGGCTTGCAATTTGCAGGTTACAGATGAAAATGTTCAAGTTGTTATTAAACAACGAAGTGGAGAGTTGATAAAGAAAGCTTCTTTTAAATGAGATTAACTGCACCCGTATGTATCGATGGGTCCAATTCCAACCACCAGCTTACCCAACTTGCTAAATTTGGTCATTATACATTATTTTCAAGAATGTTGTTGATTTTAGtctttaaaaaaacttttaaaaatgtaGAGGAAAAGAGATTTTTCAAGACTGCCAACAAAAAGCTGAAAAACAATAATCaattcattttattctcaagttgtttttcttttattatgttaattaacCAGCAACATtcagaaaatgagaataaataatGTCTTTGCTTGCTTGCTTAAATGAGAggtaaaattagaattaaaatgacGAGTCCTCTCCGAAATAGAAAATGATTAGGAGAATTCTCATTTATACGAGGGACGGTGAGAATGGAAACCCCATTTCTTAGACAAACCATATTATCCTcactcaatttttaaaattctcattttatccctctttatgaatttgaaaaataaaaaattctcattttgctaCCGTTGCTGCTTGCTACTTCGTTGTCACTGCTGCTTGCAGTCATTGCTAGTTTGCTACTGCCAATTGCCGTTTGTTGCTTGTTCTCCAGCTGCAGTCGCCAAACGCCTGCGgagatgatgattattattattaatattattaatgacattgttactattatttttactattgttaccaataaatttttttaataataaacatttaattaataacacTCACAATTTTTATAATCGATGGTggtgatgataataataattattatcaaggacattttaataacttataataattcattcataaaataaacacattaatgGTAATATAACTTATTCAGATTTCAATTTCTAGAGtttaagtaaatattttattttgattctcattTACTATTCCAATTCCAACTCATTTCCAGTAtaatttattctcatttcaGCATATTCTGattattgatcaataaatatagaataatcaataaatatacTACTAGATCTTCGCAGAGCAATCAAGACTGCACTGAAAGCCACAGCCCATAAGCCTCTCCCAGTCACCAAACATGTCAAGTTGGGGTGGCAATGTAATTAGCATGTAActaaagagattttttttgggagcctctaagttacaataattgtacCATACATCTCTCATGTGAaccacataaaattataagacccacaatttgtgtggttcacatgagagatgtatgttacaattattgtatCTTAGCATTTGCCTTTTTTGAATAATGCTTAAAAGATTTAAGTCAAGTCAAATCAGACATCACTGTGATTTCATGCGCACAAAAAAGCTGCAATAAGACATCGGAAAATTGCCCTGGCAAGTTGTACTCATATGACATATTTGTATAGACATTCTTAACAAACACATCAGCATAACAGAACTAACGTTATTACGGTAACGGTTAATCAAGGCTTTGATACAACCAACTTCTACTTTCTGGTGATTACTGTACAGGTAACTCTGATCTCAAGGCTTTGATCCAATCAACCTCGACTCTAAAATCTCCAGGTCCAGATTTAGCACCAGGGACACCACCTTCTGCATTAACCGATAGAGACATGCCGACAACACGAGAAGGGTTCATCTCCATCTCTGCATCTATAACATTTCCTCTCCATGTTGGTAAATATCGCGCAAGAGGAATCTGGGAGGCCAATGACATTTTTTGGCACAAGGCCAAGCAATTTGCAAATATAACaggaaaagaggaaaaataatgagtaaaggaacttaataaattaagccCTTTTCGAGCTAGTGTTGTGAACCCATTCCTATATAGAAGTTTCAATGTGATAGAGAGACAATTCAAACACACTGTAATGACTCATTTACTAAGTGGACTCTATAATATGTCGTTTAACATTCCAAGTGGATGTTGaagaataaaacatttattgataaataatcattttcttgatatgctataatcaatgcattaACACAACAATGAAATCAATCTTCATGCTTCTTGCATTGTTTCTTGAAATAGTTACTGCACTTAGGATACATAGTTCTGAGAGCCAAATTGATGATATCAAGTCTCTGAGAATATCAGATTGAGGAGAAAGGAACTTACCTTTGCAATATACCAGTTATCTTTGGGTACAAAAACGAAAGATTGCCATGAATTATCTTCTTGTTGCCCAGGTGAATTCACCCAGTTTTCTGTATAAATCTGCATGTGAGATCAATAAAATCTTCAGCTTGAAAGCTGAAACTTACACgtcaacaagaaaaaaatctaaaaattggaaaagagCCACAAGAAGAGAAAATCAAACCCTAGTCTCTTCCATCTCATTTTCCgtaaaaggagaaagaaaactCACAGTTGATATGTAGCATCTCCCATCTCCTTTCAGCTTCATTGCTATTGTATCATATGAATCTAAATCAATGAAACCATCAAACTGCAGAAGACACAAATGACACAGAAAATGTCAGTATATAGATACTAGTCTCTTGGGTTAAATCTAGAGAAATTAGGTACTGCTAACAATAAGTATCAGTAATTCCAAGTTTTATTAAGAGAAGCCTCTACAGTCATCTCTAAACAAGAGCTATAGATCCCAAAAGATGTTGGAAATGCTGCTCACCTTCTTGGACCGCATCCCACAGAATCCACTCCGACTGATGTTCCATTTTGAACCCTCACTTAGGTCCAGGGAAAGGTTCCCAGAGAAAATCCCTAGCAATCAACGTGATCATTTTGAGAATTACAACTCTAAAGTGAACAAGCATATAACGCAGAAATCTAAAAGTTGTCAAAAACAAGATTTATGTGGGTCCCTGACTTTCACATGTAGCTGGTTCAAAGCAACGTGCATTGTTCTTAAGGATAAAAATGAAGGGACAataaattctttcaaaagtCAGATAATTCCAATAAAAAAGCCATCCCAATGCAAGTTTGTTATGGTTGTTTCTGTAATACAGAAGTTTGTAAAGAGGTTTAACTGATATTCACAAACTATAATAACAATCTAAATATGTTGCAATGCAATATATGTATTGACAATTGACTGGTACCATTCATTCCGTTTCCAGAATCTGTAATCTCCAAAGATGCCGAGGACAACCctgaaagataattaaaaaagagaaattacaTTTGCTTCATTGCGATGCAATACTTCACCATTTCCAATATATCAATCACCACCATCCAAAATACAGTTTGGGACTATCATAAATCCCAAACTGAGAAGTCTTCAACAGAGAGTAAACCTTTTACACAGGAATACAATAACAGACAATTAAATAGAAAGCATTCATACCTCCATATTCAGAATCTGAATATAGATGCCACTTCTTTAACTCTTCCTTTGAATTGAAGTTGAATATATATCTCTCACTAGGGGGCATCAACTCTTCGAGATTCCATGTAAGAGCTACAAATTGAGATTGCCAAATAAGTAACTTGaaacaataattaacaatcatAACTATAAACCATGTGTTACACTAAAGAAGTGAAAGAGACCCCACTTGGTCACAATCATCTCcttaaacaatgcaaaactatgtattttaagcTATAATtacaaactaaaaataatatacctGCACTGATAGAAACAAACCGGCATTCTAATCTAACACATGGCCGAATAATGCTTCAACAGAAAGAGAACCCGAATCCCTTCCAAACTTATTCAACACACACAAGAACAGTAATCTTTCTCTAACAAAAAGATTTCCACTAACTCGAATCTCaaaaattaatcttgaaaCACTCATATaatgcaaaaaataaacaaataaataaatggtaaCAATCTTTAATACCTCTCTTCGTAGCATTCAAAGAAGCTTGCCACAATCCACGAAATCTTGACATATCTCTTAAGCAATTCACAAAGCTCCTACACAATAAGAAAATAGTAATAgaagtagtagtaataataacaataataaagagaaattaagacCTGTTTAGCTCATAGAATATTTGATTAGTTAATGGaatcatttttccaaaaataaaaattacccaCTTGGTTTTTGTGAATACCCATTATAAGAATTTGTCCAAAATCTTCACCAGAAGTAATGAAAGCACTGAgaagttaatattttaaatcgAAATCTTTAACTACAAACAGATTCAGCAACTGTTGAAAGTTGAGATTTTTAGGTGATTTGAAGATGATAACAGCTGCAAAGAGAGACTCACCAGTGTTTTGAAGCCGTCACTGCCGATGGGAAGTCAGTAGGCAGTAGCGCGGTCAGTCACCGATTCACCGCCACGGTGGGCCTTCGACACAACATACAAGGTTCAAAGACGagtgtgatttgtttttggTTGCTTAACCTCATAAACGACGTCGTTTCGTTTTCATTTATCCATCTTCCgtgaattttgttatttttttttcattggtcAAAATATCCTCCGACCATCAAGTGTTTCGCATATCAAAaacacattaatttttttttttcttttataccATTTTACCTAAAGTTTATAaagcctattattttttcacttttctatTAACATCATTagagaatttaataaaatattaacgAAATCACTATTTTACTcctaaatataaaaagattatttattaattgttattttagataattttagaatatgtTGATATTTTGGATTAATAACTCTAAGTTTTTCATAATGcattttatggttattttaaaTGTGTTTTGGATTATTATAGCTATTTCTATTAGTGatttattgttgttgaaaatttattataattgtcGAAAATATGTAATTCCGAATGGATTGTATGAGtggagattttttatttatatttcaattgaGCTACAAATTAActaagatatttattttgattattgtatatttttaaatttacggGTTTGATGAGTTTATATAACTAATTTATAGTCAGTAATGTCCCCGACAactacaaaacaaaatttatttttatgcaatttaactataattaaataatctttttatgTTTAGCCATAAAATGGAGTCATAACTTAACTAGCCGTGAATACGTTTACCATGTGCAATCACtcgaatttaaataattaataagaaaaaaagggtGGATGAAGAAGCTTCTCGTCGCGTCTAAAacttttataagaaaatactTTCCAGTTCATCTCTCActgaaaaatttatatttctataatTCTTTCCTATATCATGCTATTTAAATAagtttgagaattttttttatattaaaaatctacatctaataataagaagaaagatTGACCCGATACCTATTAACTTATAAATACTACAAAGGAGGAACAAATTATCATGGGCTCTCTTGCCCGGGGAATGGTCCAAGCTCAGATAATGCACAAAATATGGAGTTCTGTCAACcatttattaatgtttttccttttttttttttttttttatagaaaccATGTAATACTGCCGTTTACACTATACTGATAGAGATCGGAAATATAATAACTATATTCCAATAATTGCATTGCATCAGAGGCTAAATTTCCATACTCAGTACAAAAAAGGCATCATCACAGTACAAAATATGTACACTTTGGTCAATCATAccgttataaaaaatatcgaGAGTGTGAACAAATGAAACAACCATGTAGATCCTTCACCTAATGGTTAATATATAGAAAGTTTGTCATTTTGTAATATAGATTAATGGAAGATGATTAACATAATCCGACTGCATTAATCAACTTAGCGGTCAAGGCATCCTACCCTGAagaattttatatatgaaCACATCACTATCTTGAACcttggcaaaaaaaaaaaaaaacccttaaTCAAACTCTAATTGGAGAATTACGCGTCCGTATACTATCAATTAACTCCCTTAAATTGAGATTAGATGCTGCTTAGAGAGGCCAATAATGGGGGTAAGTTCAAGCAAATTAAGCTGGTTGATTGGAGGTGGAAGAGCTTATTATAAGAGACTCAGAGGGACTAGTAGTTGCAGTACTGCTCAATTGATGACTACTCCCAAAGGTTATGTGCCAATTTGTGTTGGTTTGGGCAATGATACAAAGCTTTTTATTGTTCACACAACAGCACTCGGCGATGCTGATTTCTTGCAGTTTCTCTGTAAATCTGCCGAGGAATATGGCTTCTGTAATGAAGGAATTTTGAGGATCCCATGTGAAGCTGAAGCGTTCGAAGATTGGGTGATTAGAAGAGCCAATCACAAGTTTGAAGTTAAAACAGTTTAGCCATTTTATTGTATTGTGTACATAAAATATTCtcagtaaattaatatagaaGTAGTGCTTTAGTTTGTAACCATCTTCATTAGCGCAATGTAAAAATATGCAGGTGCATGCTTTGTGCTTTGAGattctttcttgttttggatttgattaATTAGCTGTCATAACTTATCTCAAAATCCTGATTTGAGAGGAAGATAaagtcattttaatttgtgcTTGACAGCCTTGATTGCACTTGCATGCAAGGAAATGGACGTGAAACCAAGATACTTAAAAGATATGAGCAACGGATACTGAATTGGGGATATGCATGATTCACCGAAACCTGCAGCTGGCAAGCTCTCGGTTGTCATGTCAGGTTAAAGAATGGCAAAAAAATTCTGTTGAAAGATATAAAGAACAATCAATATTCACCatttatgttataaatttCTGGTTATTGTTGCCAATTTGGAGGCATCAAGATGGCAACAAGGCAGGCGAAGCTAAAATGTTGCCAAAGAAGCATTTTGTTCAtcaaatgaaaagaatgaatGGATTGAAAAATCCTGTGGTCTGGCCCATGGTTACAGCCTTACAGCACACTGATTCTAGCCGAAGTGGTGCAAAGAACCCCACCTGTTTTGGCTCCTGCTTGGTTCTTCGAGCCTTATCTTCCTCTTGCCAATTCACCCGTCCCTTCATTAATGAAACAGGGCCCAGGAGCCTCGGCTTGTTCCCTTAACCAGAAGACAAAATAGCAGCGTAGTCCAATATTTACAACTGTGTCACACTTCAGTTTTTA
This window contains:
- the LOC102627883 gene encoding uncharacterized protein LOC102627883 isoform X3 — its product is MFVDEAKKKFQAIQHAYSVLSDANKRLLYDVGVYDSDDDDDNNGMGDFLNEMAAMMSQTQTNENGEETFEELQNLFEEMFQGDNDAFGSSSQCTSSCSSSSSSYVSYTEISNPNKRNSCEMSSAKSNAEGSSSFNTHFQSFCVGVEHQQDFKKGKGIRGGTAREARSSRREGRKQKLSPSHDVSSNDFPSIFAT
- the LOC102627883 gene encoding uncharacterized protein LOC102627883 isoform X2; the encoded protein is MANGEEKSSDFYAVLGLNKECTATELRNAYKKLALRWHPDRCSASGNAMFVDEAKKKFQAIQHAYSVLSDANKRLLYDVGVYDSDDDDDNNGMGDFLNEMAAMMSQTQTNENGEETFEELQNLFEEMFQGDNDAFGSSSQCTSSCSSSSSSYVSYTEISNPNKRNSCEMSSAKSNAEGSSSFNTHFQSFCVGTGGTPARLQEREGNKRRNRPRGQK
- the LOC102627883 gene encoding uncharacterized protein LOC102627883 isoform X1, whose translation is MANGEEKSSDFYAVLGLNKECTATELRNAYKKLALRWHPDRCSASGNAMFVDEAKKKFQAIQHAYSVLSDANKRLLYDVGVYDSDDDDDNNGMGDFLNEMAAMMSQTQTNENGEETFEELQNLFEEMFQGDNDAFGSSSQCTSSCSSSSSSYVSYTEISNPNKRNSCEMSSAKSNAEGSSSFNTHFQSFCVGVEHQQDFKKGKGIRGGTAREARSSRREGRKQKLSPSHDVSSNDFPSIFAT
- the LOC102627592 gene encoding probable complex I intermediate-associated protein 30, which encodes MSRFRGLWQASLNATKRALTWNLEELMPPSERYIFNFNSKEELKKWHLYSDSEYGGLSSASLEITDSGNGMNGIFSGNLSLDLSEGSKWNISRSGFCGMRSKKFDGFIDLDSYDTIAMKLKGDGRCYISTIYTENWVNSPGQQEDNSWQSFVFVPKDNWYIAKIPLARYLPTWRGNVIDAEMEMNPSRVVGMSLSVNAEGGVPGAKSGPGDFRVEVDWIKALRSELPVQ